In the Halichoerus grypus chromosome 4, mHalGry1.hap1.1, whole genome shotgun sequence genome, one interval contains:
- the SF3B1 gene encoding splicing factor 3B subunit 1 isoform X4 has protein sequence MAKIAKTHEDIEAQIREIQGKKAALDEAQGVGLDSTGYYDQEIYGGSDSRFAGYVTSIAATELEDDDDDYSSSTSLLGQKKPGYHAPVALLNDIPQSTEQYDPFAEHRPPKIADREDEYKKHRRTMIISPERLDPFADGFYSAA, from the exons ATGGCGAAGATCGCCAAGACTCACGAAG ATATTGAAGCACAGATTCGAGAAATTCAAGGCAAGAAGGCAGCTCTTGATGAAGCTCAAGGAGTGGGCCTTGATTCTACAGGTTATTATGACCAGGAAATTTATGGTGGAAGTGACAGCCGATTTGCTGGATATGTGACATCAATTGCTGCAACTGAACTTGAAGAT GATGACGATGACTACTCATCATCTACAAGTTTGCTTGGTCAGAAGAAGCCGGGATATCATGCCCCTGTGGCATTGCTTAATGATATACCGCAATCAACAGAACAG TATGATCCATTCGCTGAGCACCGACCTCCGAAGATTGCTGACCGGGAGGATGAATACAAAAAGCACAGGCGGACCATGATAATATCCCCAGAGCGTCTTGATCCTTTTGCAGATG GCTTCTATTCTGCTGCTTGA